gcccattttgatcgaggatcaaaggtctgttctctactagtgctagGGCCGGACTTATTAGCCCGATCGAAGGCTCGTAATCCGGCCGTATCCACTTACCTGTCTTGTTATACTTGGACGCTATATATGGATCCGTGTGTATATCTATCTATCCGTCCCAATCTAGGCTTGCCCCAACGAGTAACTAATAGTCCTACTCATCCTAACATGTCTCTAATCTATGTTGAAGGGGAACTGAAGTGGAGTCGGATGTGATTTGGTATCACCGGTAGATAAttactttagagtttttttagGTGTAGATAGATTATGGAACGGATCACTTGTATCATCCGATAACGAAACTTTTTATTCCCAACGAACAAACCGGAACAGCTACTGAAATGAAATGGGTATCGGCAAGTTTGCCTAACGCTTCACAGGGTACGACGATTCTGTGAGGATGCCGCAGACCCCCTGCCTGACGGGCGCGTTGCGGCTGATGCGGACGTACCCGCCCTCGCCCCACCCGGGACCCCACGAATTCTTGACGATCCAGAACGGGCCGCCGGCGTCGGCGCCGTACCCCACCGCCGTCGCCGCGTGACCCAGCCTGCCCCCGCAGTTCCCACTGAAGACGCCCCGACGGTAGTGGCGGAACTCCCACGCGTCGGCCTCGATCGCCACGGCCACAGGCTGCGCCGCGACCGCGGACATGAGCGCGTTCGCGTCGAACGGCTGCACTTTCCGGTACCCGTCGATGGTCACCGGCGGGGCCGTGGCGTGCTGGCACCGGCCCTGCCTGCCCATGTACTGGTACGCGCCCTCCGGCACGATGCCGCGGTTGCTCACGATGAAGTTGAACGCCGTGGTCATCAAGCCGCCGTTGCAGCCGTGGTCCGCCCTGTCGCAGTCCACCAGCTGCTGCTCTGACAGCGGCACCAGGCTCCTCGTCCGGATGGCGTTGATGCCCTCCACCGCCGCGACCGCCGAGAACGCCCAGCAGCTCCCGCAGCCTAGCCCCTGATCCTTCACGCGCGTCACCGCCCTCCCGCGCCAGTCCACTGCCGGCGGGGCGCCGAGCGCGgcggtggcgccgccgccgccgtgcgtgaGGTTGAACGACGCGTCGTCCTCCTGCTGGTGGAGCTCCTCGTTCTCGCCATCGGCGGACATGCGCTGGACCACCGGGGCAGTCAAGCAACGTCCGTACGGGGAGAGGCTGAACTCCTCGTCGGTCATGTCGCTGAAGCGATTGAGGCCCAGCGTGTACGTCGCGTTGCCTTGGTGGTTGTGCTCGTAGATGCGGCGCGCGTTCTCCTTGAACAGGTCGAACCGCCGGGTCTTCTCGCCGACGTCGCGCGCCATGTCGTAGTGCGCGCACCAGCGCTCGTACAGTGCCCTCAGGGACGCCTCCGACGCCAGGTCGTGCTCGGTGTAGTCGATGGAGCTTGCCGCTGGCGCAGCGGACAGCGCCATGGCCACGACGAGTAGCACCGCCGCCATGGTCGTTGCCACCTCAGCAGCTCCCACCATTGTAGCTTCAAGTGATGTCGTAGTGTTAGCAACGGAACTGGATGCTGATTATGGGAAGCGTGCAAAGATTAGGCAGCAAGAACTATTGGTAGAAGCTATTGATTAAGCTATAGGTTTAACTTGTTCATACAACATCATATGCCTCTGTTCTTATTTTATACTACTCCACCATCAAGCAATATGGGATAGAAGCAGGATCCATAAGATTTTCTTTTATGAAGTAAATCTATGTATTTATTATTGTAATCATGCATGCATCTCACTAACTATCATATATTTTTTTAACATAATTATCATATATTTTGAAGATATGGAGTAGAGCAATTCTATAGCCACAAAAACCAAGAACAATAATGATAATGATGGCATGGTACTTCCCTTTAAAAACTAGCATGAGTTATGAAGAAGCCACTTCATTAATCACTTCAATTAATATTCATTTGACCCATGGG
The nucleotide sequence above comes from Miscanthus floridulus cultivar M001 chromosome 18, ASM1932011v1, whole genome shotgun sequence. Encoded proteins:
- the LOC136520831 gene encoding cysteine endopeptidase RepA-like, yielding MVGAAEVATTMAAVLLVVAMALSAAPAASSIDYTEHDLASEASLRALYERWCAHYDMARDVGEKTRRFDLFKENARRIYEHNHQGNATYTLGLNRFSDMTDEEFSLSPYGRCLTAPVVQRMSADGENEELHQQEDDASFNLTHGGGGATAALGAPPAVDWRGRAVTRVKDQGLGCGSCWAFSAVAAVEGINAIRTRSLVPLSEQQLVDCDRADHGCNGGLMTTAFNFIVSNRGIVPEGAYQYMGRQGRCQHATAPPVTIDGYRKVQPFDANALMSAVAAQPVAVAIEADAWEFRHYRRGVFSGNCGGRLGHAATAVGYGADAGGPFWIVKNSWGPGWGEGGYVRISRNAPVRQGVCGILTESSYPVKR